A DNA window from Impatiens glandulifera chromosome 7, dImpGla2.1, whole genome shotgun sequence contains the following coding sequences:
- the LOC124946318 gene encoding uncharacterized protein LOC124946318 has translation MAEYLPKIKSIIDSLVGAGKNISQQDFILYALGGLGPEYESLTVAVTTHTDPITIEDLQRMLLTHEIRLESLHSNSPTANLAFGSRGISKPSHFQRSRRLVSSPSDYSAENETVNRLSSQNSNGYQINGPSSSSKFSHSDRASTIGLGGPSTNGPSILGHGPRGPNRNKIQCQLCGRFGHAANVCRSGLFCNICNFTGHSIETCRRR, from the coding sequence ATGGCCGAATATTTGccgaaaataaaatcaatcattgATAGTCTCGTTGGTGCTGGGAAAAACATATCTCAACAAGATTTCATCCTTTATGCTTTGGGAGGACTCGGTCCTGAATACGAATCTCTCACTGTAGCGGTAACCACTCACACTGACCCCATCACTATCGAAGACCTCCAAAGAATGCTTCTTACACATGAGATTCGTCTTGAATCACTCCACTCTAACTCTCCAACTGCTAATCTTGCATTTGGATCGAGagggatttcaaaaccatcCCACTTCCAACGATCGCGACGTTTAGTCTCCTCTCCGAGTGATTATAGTGCAGAAAATGAAACTGTCAATAGATTGAGCTCCCAGAATTCTAatggatatcaaataaatgggCCTTCAAGTTCATCTAAATTTTCACACTCCGACCGGGCTTCTACTATCGGGTTAGGGGGTCCTTCTACTAATGGGCCTTCTATTTTGGGTCATGGGCCTCGTGGGcccaatagaaataaaatacaatgtcAATTGTGTGGTCGTTTTGGTCATGCGGCTAATGTTTGTCGATCGGGTTTGTTTTGTAATATTTGCAACTTTACAGGTCATTCGATTGAAACTTGTCGACGTCGTTAG